A section of the Saliniramus fredricksonii genome encodes:
- a CDS encoding flagellar hook assembly protein FlgD has protein sequence MAAGIENIIAGQGGAQKADARKEAAAAAGGGIADNFDAFLTLLTTQLQNQSPLDPLDTNQFTQQLVQFASVEQQIKSNESLEALLTTSRAQNVATAASFVGMSVRADGKEAQLADGKAEWTLDVPVNAARTTIEIRDQAGNVVATRSGALSAGRQIFTWDGMTSSGQFAEPGRYTVDINAQDGSGQPISVKTEVEGVVDALDLEGQEPVLLIGEQRVPLSQIKGAMR, from the coding sequence ATGGCAGCAGGTATCGAAAACATTATCGCCGGACAGGGCGGCGCCCAGAAGGCCGATGCCCGCAAGGAGGCCGCCGCCGCAGCAGGCGGCGGTATCGCCGACAATTTCGATGCGTTTCTGACACTTCTGACAACGCAGTTGCAGAACCAGAGCCCGCTCGATCCGCTGGATACCAACCAGTTCACCCAGCAACTGGTGCAGTTCGCGTCGGTCGAGCAGCAGATCAAGTCGAACGAGTCGCTCGAGGCGCTGTTGACGACGTCCCGGGCCCAGAACGTCGCCACGGCAGCAAGCTTCGTCGGGATGTCGGTGCGCGCCGACGGCAAGGAAGCGCAGCTCGCCGACGGCAAGGCGGAATGGACCCTCGATGTGCCGGTCAACGCCGCGCGTACGACGATCGAGATCCGTGATCAGGCCGGCAATGTCGTCGCCACACGCTCCGGGGCGCTCTCCGCCGGGCGTCAGATCTTTACATGGGACGGGATGACCTCCTCCGGTCAGTTTGCCGAACCCGGCCGCTATACGGTCGACATCAATGCGCAGGACGGTTCCGGGCAACCGATATCGGTGAAGACGGAAGTCGAAGGCGTTGTCGATGCGCTCGATCTGGAAGGCCAGGAGCCGGTTCTCCTGATCGGCGAACAACGGGTGCCGCTCTCGCAGATCAAGGGCGCGATGCGATGA
- a CDS encoding flagellar hook-length control protein FliK: MRNDLTDYLAPARRDPAGDSGARSARDATRARDMSNPGASNRDAADSGGSRSDDARPRFTLAPAADRPERARGAARSGAGASAAQEDAARARDARSGTSPAALMQGRGETVEGAGKSLSPDSLAAILNALAGEAEPDGGADGKAEKGIVAEAGEAADGTPSGIRAVLAAQTEHAAQADAEAEEDMEAGDADVAADADEAIAVAEAGGDRTEGEAQEVGQRLIEAISGGAPDDVQDDASEEGQSDTQEGDESQQATAAIPAQLTGADQASQPARRDGGPVAASPVTGDAPRAPQGNAAAASGTAQIAATGDTAAAGSNPDARGQNGGQDGGQGGGQGEGEAGAENRSGVALEALRRALGSEAGVDRAGPASGDAAQTASRTGEQIARMMQVGAEGSPMQIQGASQGAAQAAAEASTTASGQANTTGQAGAAATQTNGSVLINTPLSAVPVTLGMKAMGGASRFDIRLDPAELGRIAVSLDIDDEGTVKARLVVDRVETLQLLQRDARTLERAFEQAGLKPSEDGIDLSLRDDGDRHAGGDWGDAEADRSRMPGDGHGRDGDESEKGLAAAEIRALARETLLARQALRRALGGVDLSI; this comes from the coding sequence ATGCGTAATGACCTGACGGATTATCTTGCGCCTGCGCGTCGCGACCCGGCCGGTGATTCCGGTGCCCGATCCGCGCGCGACGCGACGCGTGCGCGCGACATGTCAAACCCGGGCGCCTCCAACCGGGACGCGGCCGACAGCGGCGGGTCACGCAGTGATGACGCGCGCCCGCGCTTCACGCTTGCGCCAGCAGCGGATCGCCCTGAGCGGGCGCGCGGAGCCGCCCGCAGCGGTGCCGGCGCGAGTGCGGCGCAGGAAGACGCGGCGCGTGCACGGGATGCGCGATCGGGGACCTCACCGGCGGCGCTGATGCAGGGCCGGGGCGAGACGGTCGAGGGCGCCGGCAAATCCTTGTCCCCCGATAGTCTTGCCGCCATCCTGAATGCGCTTGCCGGCGAAGCGGAGCCGGATGGCGGCGCGGATGGTAAGGCCGAGAAGGGCATTGTCGCCGAGGCGGGCGAAGCCGCCGACGGCACGCCCTCGGGAATTCGGGCCGTACTCGCTGCGCAAACCGAACACGCCGCGCAAGCCGATGCCGAGGCGGAAGAAGACATGGAGGCCGGCGATGCGGATGTCGCGGCCGACGCGGATGAGGCGATCGCCGTCGCCGAAGCCGGCGGCGACCGGACCGAAGGTGAAGCGCAAGAGGTCGGGCAGAGGCTGATCGAGGCCATTTCCGGCGGGGCGCCGGACGACGTGCAGGATGACGCGTCGGAGGAGGGGCAGTCCGATACGCAGGAAGGTGACGAATCGCAGCAGGCCACAGCGGCCATTCCCGCGCAGCTGACTGGCGCTGACCAAGCCTCGCAGCCTGCGCGCCGTGACGGCGGTCCGGTTGCGGCGAGCCCGGTCACCGGTGATGCTCCGCGTGCGCCGCAAGGCAATGCGGCAGCGGCGTCCGGCACCGCGCAGATCGCCGCGACCGGTGATACAGCCGCCGCCGGTTCGAACCCGGATGCAAGGGGGCAGAATGGTGGGCAGGATGGGGGTCAGGGCGGTGGCCAGGGTGAGGGTGAAGCCGGCGCCGAGAACCGCTCGGGCGTTGCGCTGGAGGCGCTGCGTCGGGCGCTCGGCAGTGAGGCGGGGGTCGATCGTGCCGGCCCGGCATCGGGAGATGCTGCGCAGACGGCAAGCCGGACCGGCGAACAGATAGCGCGCATGATGCAGGTCGGCGCCGAAGGCTCCCCGATGCAGATCCAGGGGGCGTCGCAAGGGGCGGCCCAGGCCGCGGCGGAAGCGAGCACGACGGCGAGCGGTCAGGCCAATACGACCGGTCAGGCCGGCGCTGCGGCAACGCAGACGAACGGCTCGGTGCTGATCAACACACCGCTCTCCGCCGTGCCGGTGACGCTCGGGATGAAGGCGATGGGCGGGGCGAGCCGCTTCGACATCCGTCTTGACCCGGCTGAACTCGGACGCATCGCGGTGAGTCTCGACATCGACGACGAGGGCACCGTCAAGGCGCGGCTCGTGGTGGACCGGGTCGAGACGCTGCAACTCCTGCAGCGCGATGCGCGCACATTGGAGCGGGCTTTCGAGCAGGCCGGTCTCAAGCCGTCGGAAGACGGGATCGATCTGTCGCTGCGCGATGACGGCGACCGGCATGCCGGCGGGGACTGGGGTGATGCCGAGGCAGATCGGAGCCGCATGCCCGGTGACGGGCATGGTCGCGACGGTGACGAGAGTGAAAAAGGTCTGGCGGCAGCGGAGATCCGGGCACTCGCCCGCGAGACTCTGCTGGCCCGCCAGGCGCTGCGGCGCGCGCTCGGCGGCGTCGATCTGAGCATTTGA
- a CDS encoding CtrA inhibitor SciP has product MTELNRPRAKYVIGPDGSPLTVADLPPTNTRRWVIRRKAEVVAAVRGGLLSLEEACQRYTLTTEEFLAWQQSIDQHGLAGLRTTRIQHYRN; this is encoded by the coding sequence ATGACCGAGCTTAATCGCCCGAGGGCGAAATATGTAATCGGACCGGATGGCAGCCCGCTGACGGTCGCGGATCTGCCGCCGACGAATACCCGCCGGTGGGTGATCCGTCGCAAGGCGGAAGTCGTTGCCGCGGTACGCGGGGGGCTCTTGAGTCTCGAGGAGGCCTGTCAGCGCTACACGCTGACCACAGAGGAGTTTCTGGCCTGGCAGCAATCGATTGATCAGCATGGTCTTGCCGGTCTGCGCACGACGCGAATCCAGCATTATCGCAACTGA